Proteins from a genomic interval of Anaerohalosphaeraceae bacterium:
- a CDS encoding C10 family peptidase, translated as MRTSRVFVLCGIVPFVLILPVFGVPTSVYQARQCASGWLSAEPHPLGMPLSRHIQTVQTVADTDGQPLYHVIQLEPSGFLIVSGDDGLSPVVAFAQTGTFSSSSGCPLAAFLQFDFAERVRTIRRPEHQTHRGIVEAQAQWTRLLEAGAAAEQGIGVLSGQPGISEPRVDILVQSRWGQTTCCSSPALACYNYYTPPLPPVKPDGDPTNYPCGCVATAMAQLMRYHSYPANPVAGTTYNITVDGLPVLNVPIRGGDGAGGPYQWNLMVYQPDCSTSLAERQAIGALTFDAGISVNMSYTAGGSYAFLSTADQSLVNQFCYLNSIWGKNPTLSALVVMLNPNLDYAHPVIVGLQGTKPEHAVVVDGYGYHLGTMYHHINMGWEGLEDAWYNFYADMPAGYTSVFETVFNVFIAQSGEIISGRVMDAYGIPLAGQTVTARKSTGELYQAVTDGRGIYAIANLPSASAYTVSVPNPDYSFSERTVTTGTSVDGASICGNRWGIHFVPFGGTGNLYFVDAGASGRNNGANWTDAFNYLQDALAVAVSGDRILVAEGVYKPDRNTANPSGTGNRNATFQLISGVEIYGGFPAGGTNRWSDRDVRAHETILSGDIGTVGVNTDNSRRVVTGSGVDSTVVLDGFTITLGYAENSGAGILNNSGSPTIRNCLFRSNHADYYGGGASNHTSTARYENCIFTENYANYGGAMWNYGSGSQIWVQDCLFLENTAGVVGAALDNTDGSTAIVIGCRFIRNAAEESGGAVFNISSIIDLINCTFLGNRVTTYYGGAFRNQGGSGQVTNCLFVGNRAANAGSGNGGAVWNYDSNMAYRNCTFADNVAGHFGGGMYNYSTAAAQKDVTIANCIFWGNQDSSGIVKNAQIYDDPTTVPTVLYSCIQDADPDDGSVPYGGTANDNIDDNPLFTRNPNDGGDGWGNSNDDYGDLYLAKGSPCMDTGSSVQTAADTRDLDKDGDVNEPVPFTLDGRSRFADGDCSGSVLADRGAYELAWLYLGDLDGDCDVDLDDFGILAQHWLAGK; from the coding sequence ATGAGAACGAGCCGTGTTTTTGTTTTGTGCGGAATTGTTCCTTTTGTCCTGATTCTCCCTGTCTTTGGTGTGCCGACCTCCGTCTATCAGGCCCGGCAGTGTGCCTCAGGCTGGCTTTCGGCGGAGCCGCACCCGCTGGGGATGCCACTCAGCCGGCATATCCAGACTGTCCAAACGGTTGCCGATACCGATGGACAACCGCTGTATCATGTGATTCAGCTGGAGCCGAGCGGCTTTCTGATTGTTTCGGGGGATGATGGGCTGTCTCCTGTTGTCGCGTTTGCTCAGACCGGAACGTTCTCGTCCTCGAGTGGTTGTCCTCTTGCGGCGTTCCTGCAGTTTGATTTTGCGGAGCGTGTCAGAACGATTCGTCGTCCGGAGCATCAAACGCACCGCGGAATTGTCGAGGCACAGGCGCAGTGGACTCGTCTGCTCGAGGCGGGGGCTGCTGCCGAACAGGGAATCGGCGTGCTCAGCGGACAGCCGGGCATTTCGGAGCCGCGCGTGGACATTCTTGTGCAGTCTCGGTGGGGGCAAACCACCTGCTGCAGCAGCCCTGCGCTGGCCTGTTATAATTACTATACACCGCCTCTTCCGCCCGTTAAGCCGGACGGTGACCCGACGAATTATCCATGCGGCTGTGTGGCGACGGCGATGGCCCAGCTGATGCGGTATCATTCCTATCCGGCCAATCCGGTTGCCGGGACAACGTACAACATTACAGTGGACGGTTTGCCTGTGCTGAATGTACCGATTCGCGGCGGTGATGGGGCGGGCGGACCGTATCAATGGAACCTGATGGTCTATCAGCCCGATTGCTCAACCTCTCTGGCGGAGCGCCAGGCCATCGGGGCTCTGACATTTGATGCAGGCATCTCGGTGAATATGAGCTATACAGCGGGAGGTTCCTATGCTTTTTTAAGCACGGCTGATCAGTCTCTGGTCAATCAGTTCTGCTATCTGAATTCGATTTGGGGAAAAAATCCGACCCTGTCGGCACTGGTGGTTATGCTCAATCCCAATCTGGATTATGCACATCCGGTCATTGTAGGGCTTCAGGGAACCAAGCCGGAGCATGCGGTAGTCGTGGATGGATATGGATATCATTTGGGGACGATGTATCACCACATCAATATGGGGTGGGAGGGGCTGGAAGATGCCTGGTATAATTTCTATGCGGATATGCCCGCCGGATATACGTCGGTTTTCGAGACGGTCTTTAATGTCTTCATTGCTCAGAGCGGAGAGATTATCAGCGGCCGTGTAATGGATGCCTACGGCATCCCCCTGGCCGGACAAACCGTGACAGCCCGCAAAAGCACCGGCGAACTGTACCAGGCCGTCACCGACGGTCGGGGAATCTACGCCATCGCCAATCTTCCTTCCGCTTCCGCTTATACAGTCAGTGTCCCCAATCCCGATTACTCTTTCAGCGAACGGACCGTCACCACGGGGACCTCTGTGGACGGCGCCTCGATATGCGGCAACAGATGGGGCATTCATTTTGTGCCGTTCGGCGGAACCGGCAACCTTTATTTTGTGGATGCCGGGGCATCCGGCCGCAACAACGGGGCCAACTGGACGGATGCCTTCAATTACCTGCAGGACGCCCTGGCCGTTGCGGTCAGCGGCGACCGGATTCTGGTTGCCGAGGGCGTCTATAAGCCGGATCGGAACACAGCAAATCCTTCCGGTACCGGCAATCGCAATGCGACGTTTCAGCTGATTTCCGGTGTTGAAATCTACGGCGGCTTTCCCGCCGGCGGCACCAATCGCTGGTCCGATCGGGATGTCCGGGCGCATGAAACGATTTTAAGCGGAGATATCGGCACAGTCGGCGTAAATACCGATAACAGCCGGCGTGTTGTGACCGGAAGCGGAGTCGATTCAACTGTCGTCCTCGATGGGTTCACTATCACGCTCGGTTATGCTGAAAACAGCGGAGCCGGCATCCTCAACAACTCCGGCAGCCCGACAATCCGCAATTGTTTGTTCCGCAGCAATCACGCAGACTATTACGGCGGAGGCGCAAGCAATCATACCAGCACTGCACGATACGAAAACTGCATCTTCACAGAAAATTATGCTAACTACGGCGGGGCGATGTGGAATTACGGGTCCGGCAGCCAGATATGGGTTCAGGATTGTCTGTTTCTTGAGAATACGGCGGGGGTCGTTGGGGCGGCGCTGGACAATACCGACGGCAGCACCGCCATTGTGATTGGCTGCCGGTTTATCCGAAACGCTGCCGAAGAATCCGGTGGGGCCGTTTTCAACATTTCCAGTATAATCGATTTGATTAACTGTACTTTCCTGGGCAATCGGGTCACAACCTATTATGGCGGAGCGTTCCGCAATCAGGGCGGCAGCGGGCAGGTTACCAACTGCCTGTTTGTGGGGAATCGGGCCGCCAATGCAGGCAGCGGAAACGGCGGTGCGGTCTGGAACTATGACAGCAATATGGCCTACCGCAACTGCACATTTGCCGACAATGTCGCCGGGCATTTCGGCGGCGGAATGTACAATTATTCGACTGCAGCCGCCCAGAAAGATGTAACCATTGCCAATTGCATCTTCTGGGGCAATCAGGACAGCAGCGGTATCGTGAAAAATGCCCAGATTTACGATGACCCGACCACTGTGCCCACTGTCCTCTACAGCTGCATTCAGGATGCCGACCCGGATGACGGCAGCGTTCCCTACGGCGGGACCGCCAATGACAATATTGATGACAACCCGCTGTTTACCCGAAACCCCAATGACGGCGGCGACGGATGGGGCAATTCCAACGATGATTACGGCGACCTGTACCTGGCCAAAGGGTCACCCTGTATGGATACCGGCAGCAGTGTTCAAACGGCGGCGGATACGAGGGATTTGGACAAAGACGGCGATGTCAATGAGCCGGTTCCCTTCACTCTGGACGGCCGCAGCCGCTTTGCCGACGGCGACTGCAGCGGTTCCGTCCTGGCGGATCGAGGAGCGTATGAGCTTGCCTGGCTCTATCTGGGCGATCTCGACGGAGACTGCGACGTGGACCTGGATGATTTCGGGATCCTGGCTCAACACTGGCTGGCGGGAAAATAA
- a CDS encoding HypC/HybG/HupF family hydrogenase formation chaperone yields MCLAVPARIVEMEGDRAVVDAMGTRWAIRTTLTPEVGLGDIVLVHAGYAITKVEEEEARKTWELFEEIARLQEQEQQARPPESSQ; encoded by the coding sequence ATGTGTTTAGCCGTACCGGCCAGAATCGTTGAGATGGAAGGCGACCGGGCCGTCGTGGATGCGATGGGCACACGCTGGGCAATCCGCACCACACTGACGCCGGAGGTGGGATTGGGCGACATCGTCCTGGTTCACGCCGGCTATGCCATTACCAAGGTGGAAGAAGAAGAGGCCCGCAAGACCTGGGAGCTTTTTGAAGAAATCGCCCGTCTGCAGGAGCAGGAGCAGCAGGCCCGTCCGCCGGAGAGCTCCCAATGA
- the hypD gene encoding hydrogenase formation protein HypD — MNPSIELLRNRLTEAVEKIGRPIQIMEVCGTHTVALFRYGIRSLLPEGIRLLSGPGCPVCVTDQGTIDTLLELAQRSDTLITTYGDMIRVPGSRTSLEKLHRPNVRIVLSTDDALDAARKNPNKTVVFAAVGFETTAPATAVALQQALAEGIRNFTILCAHKLVIPAMKALLEGRNDKIDAFLCPGHVSVIIGSDAYRPIAETYHRPCAVAGFEPMQILEGIARICEQICSGRACVESVYHAAVRPAGNEIARKLLEEFFEPWDGPWRGLGRIPGGTLRLRKEYEQFDAVKRLDITPLDSPEPAGCLCGRVLCGLVEPPSCPLFGKTCSPDHPIGPCMVSTEGACSAWHKYRGR, encoded by the coding sequence ATGAATCCGTCCATTGAACTGCTCAGAAATCGGCTGACGGAGGCCGTTGAGAAAATCGGCAGACCCATTCAGATTATGGAGGTCTGCGGCACGCATACCGTTGCGCTCTTTCGTTACGGCATCCGCTCGCTTCTGCCGGAGGGAATTCGTCTGCTTTCCGGACCGGGCTGTCCGGTCTGCGTGACGGACCAGGGCACAATTGACACGCTTCTGGAGTTGGCGCAGCGCTCCGATACCCTCATCACCACCTACGGGGATATGATTCGCGTCCCCGGCAGCCGCACTTCGCTGGAAAAACTTCATCGTCCGAATGTGCGCATCGTCCTGAGCACGGATGATGCCCTGGATGCCGCCCGAAAAAACCCGAACAAAACCGTCGTATTCGCCGCCGTCGGTTTTGAAACAACGGCACCGGCTACGGCCGTCGCTCTGCAGCAGGCGCTGGCGGAGGGAATCCGCAATTTCACGATTCTTTGTGCACACAAACTCGTCATCCCCGCTATGAAGGCACTCCTCGAAGGACGCAACGACAAAATCGATGCGTTTTTGTGTCCCGGGCATGTGAGCGTCATCATCGGCTCGGATGCGTATCGGCCCATTGCAGAAACGTATCATCGGCCCTGCGCAGTAGCGGGCTTTGAACCAATGCAGATTCTCGAAGGCATTGCCCGAATCTGCGAACAAATCTGCTCCGGCCGTGCCTGCGTGGAGTCGGTGTATCATGCGGCCGTGCGCCCCGCCGGAAATGAAATCGCCCGGAAGCTGCTGGAGGAGTTTTTTGAACCGTGGGACGGGCCCTGGCGGGGACTGGGCCGCATCCCGGGCGGCACGCTTCGACTAAGGAAAGAATATGAACAATTTGATGCCGTGAAAAGACTGGACATAACCCCTCTGGATTCCCCGGAACCAGCCGGATGCCTGTGCGGCCGGGTTTTGTGCGGTCTGGTTGAGCCGCCTTCCTGTCCGCTGTTCGGCAAGACCTGCAGCCCGGATCATCCCATAGGCCCCTGTATGGTTTCAACGGAAGGGGCCTGTTCGGCCTGGCATAAATACCGGGGCCGATAA